The following coding sequences lie in one Sesamum indicum cultivar Zhongzhi No. 13 linkage group LG9, S_indicum_v1.0, whole genome shotgun sequence genomic window:
- the LOC105170612 gene encoding glucosidase 2 subunit beta isoform X2: MASTDRRHLLSSKTHSSEFPLKMRIITRDCCRHRVRLSAKMERRNSTSPSSMTTSVTALMALMSLEHQLAPTGNSTARMLDICQSCYILLGSMMESAADCCDGSDEYDGKTKCPNTCWEAGKAARDKLRKKIATYQEGVIIRRQEIERAKLAIVKEEGELSKLKDEEKILKGLVEKLKERKEQIEKAEEKERQQKEKEEKERREAEEAEKEKETKSDDIEPMKDDIHIGPVDEPPQDPVEHHEKSINEPELRDHSVEDRLSDKGVEGVNEDPLQNAEQLGEASPVDAKAGVDNGDQVENKAEDTESLSREELGRLVASRWTGEKTEQPKEDIDASPSKDHTNPGETPDGTNYEDDNGYDTEDDEHAYDDDVDDSESKVDDFGGEDHYDSSSSIKPESDDESDLLDMTGTSSSSWLKKIQKTVKSIFEAVNLFQTPVNISDAAHVRKEYDESSAKLSKMQSRISKLTKKLKQDFGPEKEFYSFYGQCFESKENKYVYKVCPFEKATQEEGYSTTRLGSWEKFEDSYRTMQFLNGDKCWNGPDRSLKVKLRCGLKNEITDVDEPSRCEYVALLSTPALCLDSKLKELQDKLDALNKEQPRGHDEL; encoded by the exons ATGGCATCAACAGATCGGCGGCATCTCCTTTCATCAAAGACTCATTCCTCGGAATTTCCCCTGAAG ATGAGGATTATTACAAGGGATTGCTGTCGTCATCGAGTGCGGTTAAGTGCAAAGATGGAACGAAGAAATTCAACAAGTCCCAGCTCAATGACGACTTCTGTGACTGCCCTGATGGCTCTGATGAGCCTG GAACATCAGCTTGCCCCAACGGGAAATTCTACTGCAAGAATGCTGGACATATGCCAGTCCTGTTATATTCTTCTAGGGTCAATGATGGAATCTGCG GCAGATTGCTGCGATGGGAGTGATGAGTATGATGGTAAAACTAAGTGCCCAAATACATGCTGGGAGGCTGGAAAAGCAGCCAGAgacaaattgagaaaaaagatTGCCACGTATCAGGAGGGTGTCATTATACGCAGGCAGGAAATCGAGCGAGCAAAATTGGCCATAGTCAAGGAGGAAGGAGAATTATCAAAGCTAAAAGATGAAGAGAAAATACTCAAGGGGTTGGTTGAAAAGCTCaaag AGCGCAAGGAACAGATAGAAAAAGCTGAGGAAAAAGAACGccagcaaaaagaaaaagaagaaaaggaaagaagagaagCTGAAGAGGCTGAAAAGGAGAAGGAAACCAAATCTGATGATATTGAACCTATGAAGGATGATATCCATATTGGACCAGTAGATGAACCTCCCCAG GACCCCGTAGAACATCATGAAAAATCTATCAATGAACCTGAGCTTAGGGATCATTCTGTCGAGGACAGACTTTCAGACAAAGGAGTAGAAGGAGTTAACGAGGACCCTCTTCAG AATGCTGAACAGCTAGGGGAAGCCTCCCCTGTTGATGCCAAGGCTGGCGTTGATAATGGAGATCAG GTTGAAAATAAAGCTGAAGATACTGAGTCATTATCAAGGGAAGAGTTGGGCCGACTAGTGGCTTCCCGGTGGACAGGGGAAAAGACTGAGCAACCCAAGGAGGACATTGATGCCTCTCCAAGTAAGGATCACACAAATCCTGGTGAGACACCAGATGGGACCAATTATGAGGATGATAATGGCTATGACACGGAGGATGACGAACACgcatatgatgatgatgttgacGACAGCGAAAGCAAGGTCGATGATTTTGGAGGGGAGGATCATTATGATTCAAGTTCTTCAATAAAACCTGAATCGGATGATGAGTCAGACTTGTTAG ACATGACGGGCACAAGTAGCTCCTCCTGGCTGAAGAAGATACAGAAAACAGTAAAGAGCATCTTTGAGGCTGTCAATTTATTCCAGACACCTGTGAATATATCTG ATGCAGCACACGTGCGAAAAGAATATGATGAATCCAGTGCCAAGTTATCCAAAATGCAGTCAAGGATATCAAAACTGACGAAGAAGCTAAAACAAGATTTTG GACCAGAGAAAGAATTCTATTCATTCTATGGTCAATGTTTTGAGAGCAAGGAGAATAA GTATGTTTACAAAGTCTGCCCTTTTGAAAAAGCTACCCAAGAGGAGGGTTACAGTACAACTCGTTTGGG GAGCTGGGAGAAATTTGAGGACTCGTACAGAACCATGCAGTTTCTAAATGGAGACAAGTGCTGGAATGGCCCGGACAGGAGCCTAAAG GTGAAGTTAAGGTGCggtttgaaaaatgaaattacgGATGTTGACGAGCCAAGCCGTTGCGA ATATGTGGCATTGTTATCCACCCCTGCTCTATGCCTTGACAGTAAACTTAAG GAACTTCAAGACAAATTGGATGCACTGAACAAGGAACAACCACGGGGACACGACGAGCTATGA
- the LOC105170612 gene encoding glucosidase 2 subunit beta isoform X1: MNNIRLLTVLLFGCIIVLIDGINRSAASPFIKDSFLGISPEDEDYYKGLLSSSSAVKCKDGTKKFNKSQLNDDFCDCPDGSDEPGTSACPNGKFYCKNAGHMPVLLYSSRVNDGICDCCDGSDEYDGKTKCPNTCWEAGKAARDKLRKKIATYQEGVIIRRQEIERAKLAIVKEEGELSKLKDEEKILKGLVEKLKERKEQIEKAEEKERQQKEKEEKERREAEEAEKEKETKSDDIEPMKDDIHIGPVDEPPQDPVEHHEKSINEPELRDHSVEDRLSDKGVEGVNEDPLQNAEQLGEASPVDAKAGVDNGDQVENKAEDTESLSREELGRLVASRWTGEKTEQPKEDIDASPSKDHTNPGETPDGTNYEDDNGYDTEDDEHAYDDDVDDSESKVDDFGGEDHYDSSSSIKPESDDESDLLDMTGTSSSSWLKKIQKTVKSIFEAVNLFQTPVNISDAAHVRKEYDESSAKLSKMQSRISKLTKKLKQDFGPEKEFYSFYGQCFESKENKYVYKVCPFEKATQEEGYSTTRLGSWEKFEDSYRTMQFLNGDKCWNGPDRSLKVKLRCGLKNEITDVDEPSRCEYVALLSTPALCLDSKLKELQDKLDALNKEQPRGHDEL, encoded by the exons ATGAACAATATCAGGCTGCTCACGGTACTACTGTTTGGCTGCATTATTGTATTGATAGATGGCATCAACAGATCGGCGGCATCTCCTTTCATCAAAGACTCATTCCTCGGAATTTCCCCTGAAG ATGAGGATTATTACAAGGGATTGCTGTCGTCATCGAGTGCGGTTAAGTGCAAAGATGGAACGAAGAAATTCAACAAGTCCCAGCTCAATGACGACTTCTGTGACTGCCCTGATGGCTCTGATGAGCCTG GAACATCAGCTTGCCCCAACGGGAAATTCTACTGCAAGAATGCTGGACATATGCCAGTCCTGTTATATTCTTCTAGGGTCAATGATGGAATCTGCG ATTGCTGCGATGGGAGTGATGAGTATGATGGTAAAACTAAGTGCCCAAATACATGCTGGGAGGCTGGAAAAGCAGCCAGAgacaaattgagaaaaaagatTGCCACGTATCAGGAGGGTGTCATTATACGCAGGCAGGAAATCGAGCGAGCAAAATTGGCCATAGTCAAGGAGGAAGGAGAATTATCAAAGCTAAAAGATGAAGAGAAAATACTCAAGGGGTTGGTTGAAAAGCTCaaag AGCGCAAGGAACAGATAGAAAAAGCTGAGGAAAAAGAACGccagcaaaaagaaaaagaagaaaaggaaagaagagaagCTGAAGAGGCTGAAAAGGAGAAGGAAACCAAATCTGATGATATTGAACCTATGAAGGATGATATCCATATTGGACCAGTAGATGAACCTCCCCAG GACCCCGTAGAACATCATGAAAAATCTATCAATGAACCTGAGCTTAGGGATCATTCTGTCGAGGACAGACTTTCAGACAAAGGAGTAGAAGGAGTTAACGAGGACCCTCTTCAG AATGCTGAACAGCTAGGGGAAGCCTCCCCTGTTGATGCCAAGGCTGGCGTTGATAATGGAGATCAG GTTGAAAATAAAGCTGAAGATACTGAGTCATTATCAAGGGAAGAGTTGGGCCGACTAGTGGCTTCCCGGTGGACAGGGGAAAAGACTGAGCAACCCAAGGAGGACATTGATGCCTCTCCAAGTAAGGATCACACAAATCCTGGTGAGACACCAGATGGGACCAATTATGAGGATGATAATGGCTATGACACGGAGGATGACGAACACgcatatgatgatgatgttgacGACAGCGAAAGCAAGGTCGATGATTTTGGAGGGGAGGATCATTATGATTCAAGTTCTTCAATAAAACCTGAATCGGATGATGAGTCAGACTTGTTAG ACATGACGGGCACAAGTAGCTCCTCCTGGCTGAAGAAGATACAGAAAACAGTAAAGAGCATCTTTGAGGCTGTCAATTTATTCCAGACACCTGTGAATATATCTG ATGCAGCACACGTGCGAAAAGAATATGATGAATCCAGTGCCAAGTTATCCAAAATGCAGTCAAGGATATCAAAACTGACGAAGAAGCTAAAACAAGATTTTG GACCAGAGAAAGAATTCTATTCATTCTATGGTCAATGTTTTGAGAGCAAGGAGAATAA GTATGTTTACAAAGTCTGCCCTTTTGAAAAAGCTACCCAAGAGGAGGGTTACAGTACAACTCGTTTGGG GAGCTGGGAGAAATTTGAGGACTCGTACAGAACCATGCAGTTTCTAAATGGAGACAAGTGCTGGAATGGCCCGGACAGGAGCCTAAAG GTGAAGTTAAGGTGCggtttgaaaaatgaaattacgGATGTTGACGAGCCAAGCCGTTGCGA ATATGTGGCATTGTTATCCACCCCTGCTCTATGCCTTGACAGTAAACTTAAG GAACTTCAAGACAAATTGGATGCACTGAACAAGGAACAACCACGGGGACACGACGAGCTATGA
- the LOC105170611 gene encoding LOW QUALITY PROTEIN: pyruvate kinase, cytosolic isozyme (The sequence of the model RefSeq protein was modified relative to this genomic sequence to represent the inferred CDS: inserted 2 bases in 1 codon): MEKEMNANNNNNVKRPKTKIVCTLGPASRSVPMVEKLLRAGMNVARFNFSHGSHEYHQETLDNLRKAMESTGILCAVMLDTKGPEIRTGFLKDGKPVQLRQGQEITISTDYTIKGDEKMICMSYKKLAEDVKPGSVILCADGTITFTVLSCDQKQGLVQCRCENTAVLGERKNVNLPGVIVDLPTLTDKDKEDILKWGVPNKIDMIALSFVRKGSDLIEVRKLLGEHAKSILLMSKVENQEGVANFDDILANSDAFMVARGDLGMEIPIEKIFLAQKVMVYKCNIQGKPVVTATQMLESMIKSPRPTRAEATDVANAVLDGTDCVMLSGETAAGAYPELAVRTMAKICMEAESTIDYGDVFKRIMANAPVPMSPLESLASSAVRTANSAKASLILVLTRGGSTAKLVAKYXXXXXVVPEIKSDSFDWSCSDESPARHSLIFRGLVPILCAGSARASHEESTEEALEFALQHAKTKGLCKVGDAVVALHRIGTASIIKIVTVK; the protein is encoded by the exons ATGGAGAAGGAGATGAACgccaacaacaacaacaacgtTAAGCGTCCCAAGACCAAGATCGTCTGCACCCTTGGCCCCGCATCTCGCTCTGTTCCCATGGTGGAGAAGCTCCTTCGCGCCGGCATGAACGTTGCCAGATTCAACTTCTCACACGGATCCCACGAGTACCACCAGGAAACCCTCGATAATCTCCGCAAGGCCATGGAGAGCACCGGCATCCTCTGTGCCGTCATGCTCGACACCAAG GGTCCCGAAATTCGAACTGGGTTCTTGAAAGATGGAAAGCCTGTCCAATTGAGACAGGGCCAGGAGATCACGATATCCACTGACTACACCATCAAGGGTGATGAGAAAATGATCTGCATGAGCTACAAAAAGCTGGCTGAGGACGTAAAGCCTGGAAGTGTAATACTCTGTGCTGATGGTACTATTACCTTCACTGTTTTGTCTTGCGACCAAAAACAAGGATTGGTACAATGCCGCTGTGAGAACACTGCAGTTCTTGGCGAGAGAAAGAATGTCAATCTTCCTGGGGTTATTGTCGACCTCCCAACTTTGACAGACAAAGATAAAGAAGATATCTTAAAGTGGGGGGTTCCTAATAAAATTGACATGATTGCTCTTTCTTTTGTTCGTAAAGGTTCGGACTTGATTGAGGTTCGCAAGTTGCTGGGTGAACATGCAAAAAGCATTCTTCTAATGTCTAAG GTTGAAAATCAAGAAGGGGTGGCAAATTTTGATGACATTCTCGCCAACTCAGATGCCTTTATGGTGGCACGTGGTGATTTGGGTATGGAAATTCCAATTGAGAAGATATTCTTAGCTCAGAAGGTGATGGTGTACAAGTGTAATATCCAAGGGAAACCTGTGGTCACTGCAACACAGATGTTGGAATCAATGATCAAGTCCCCGAGGCCAACTCGAGCAGAAGCCACCGATGTTGCAAATGCTGTTCTTGATGGAACTGACTGTGTAATGCTCAGTGGTGAAACAGCTGCAGGAGCTTATCCGGAACTTGCAGTTCGTACCATGGCCAAGATATGTATGGAAGCTGAAAGCACAATTGATTATGGTGATGTTTTTAAACGGATAATGGCAAATGCACCAGTCCCCATGAGCCCATTGGAAAGCTTGGCGTCTTCTGCTGTTCGAACAGCTAACTCAGCTAAAGCGTCTCTCATTTTGGTTCTAACCAGAGGAGGAAGTACTGCAAAGCTGGTGGCTAAATA AGNNNNNNNNNNTGTGGTTCCAGAAATCAAGTCTGATTCATTTGATTGGTCATGCAGTGACGAGTCTCCAGCAAGGCACAGTCTTATTTTTCGGGGATTGGTTCCCATTCTATGTGCAGGATCTGCAAGGGCTTCTCATGAGGAGTCTACAGAGGAAGCCTTGGAATTTGCTCTTCAGCATGCTAAAACTAAAGGACTCTGCAAGGTAGGAGATGCCGTTGTGGCCCTTCACCGAATTGGAACTGCATCCATCATCAAGATTGTGACAGTGAAGTGA
- the LOC105170613 gene encoding uncharacterized protein At5g19025-like, which translates to MTLAMVDCRSLIQFCRAFHPHMNNKNFMNPNSSTSFRSRTRRLTTDSLNPFSRQFCHRSPMAAIDLIILLLVLASVAFLILPYLKFFFCQLLPVIHGFVLDLILDEPLPYVIGFVLALVGLILAVLIDIRLRKCGNPHCKGLRRAVEYDIQLETEKCVKYSAPPPDAYGDNNGLTPLELGQDREELEAELKKMAPPNGRTVLIFRAPCGCPAGRLEVWGPKKIRRIKK; encoded by the coding sequence ATGACGCTCGCCATGGTTGATTGCCGGAGTTTGATCCAGTTTTGCAGGGCTTTTCATCCTCACATGAACAACAAGAATTTCATGAATCCCAATTCATCCACCTCGTTTCGGTCCAGAACTCGCCGGCTAACCACTGATTCTCtgaaccctttttctcgtcaATTCTGCCATCGCTCTCCCATGGCTGCCATCGATCTCATCATACTCCTATTGGTTCTGGCCTCCGTGGCCTTTTTGATCCTTCCCTACTTGAAATTCTTCTTCTGTCAACTTTTGCCCGTTATTCATGGTTTCGTTCTTGACCTCATCCTCGATGAGCCGCTGCCGTATGTCATCGGTTTCGTTCTCGCGCTGGTTGGACTTATTCTCGCCGTGCTTATCGATATCAGGCTCAGGAAATGCGGGAATCCTCATTGCAAAGGCTTGAGAAGGGCCGTTGAGTACGATATTCAGTTGGAAACCGAGAAATGTGTCAAGTACTCCGCGCCACCTCCGGATGCTTATGGAGACAATAATGGGTTGACGCCGCTGGAATTGGGGCAGGATCGAGAAGAATTGGAGGCCGAATTGAAGAAAATGGCGCCTCCAAATGGGAGGACTGTTCTTATATTCCGAGCTCCATGCGGATGTCCTGCTGGTAGATTGGAGGTTTGGGGACCTAAGAAAATTCGTAGgatcaagaaataa